The Streptomyces sp. NBC_01197 genome window below encodes:
- a CDS encoding S1C family serine protease, whose translation MDSSRTRGRVRSRAHRLLLPLTAGICGVALIGGCSGSGFSSGPAAGSGPSASPSAAADSAATDGGDALQSNYEQVIKNVLPSVVQIESGNDLGSGIVYDGKGDIVTNAHVVGKAKQFKVTSATGGGQLHARLVSSYPAQDLAVIKLDKVPSGLKAASFSQSSKVDMGTIVLALGSPLGLSSSVTQGIVSATGRTVSEGSSGGGTGATIGNMVQTSAAINPGNSGGALVGLDGKVIGIPTLAATDPQLGSGAAPGIGFAIPASMVTNIAGQIIKNGKVSNSGRAALGITGRTVVGANFQPAGVAVVALTKGGAAGAAGLRTGDIVTRVGSTPVTSLTALSEVLASHKPGQKVKVGYERGSSVKTAEVTLGTM comes from the coding sequence ATGGATTCCTCCCGTACCCGTGGCCGTGTCCGTAGCCGCGCGCACCGGCTGCTGCTGCCGCTGACCGCAGGAATCTGTGGCGTCGCCCTGATCGGCGGCTGCTCAGGTTCCGGTTTCTCGTCCGGCCCCGCCGCCGGCTCCGGTCCTTCGGCGTCCCCGTCGGCGGCCGCCGACTCCGCCGCCACCGACGGCGGGGACGCCCTGCAGAGCAACTACGAGCAGGTGATCAAGAACGTCCTGCCCTCGGTCGTCCAGATCGAGTCGGGCAACGACCTCGGCTCGGGCATCGTCTACGACGGCAAGGGCGACATCGTCACCAACGCCCATGTGGTCGGCAAGGCCAAGCAGTTCAAGGTCACATCGGCCACCGGCGGCGGCCAGTTGCACGCCCGGCTCGTCTCCAGCTACCCCGCACAGGATCTGGCGGTCATCAAGCTCGACAAGGTCCCCTCCGGGCTGAAGGCCGCCTCCTTCAGCCAGTCGTCCAAGGTCGACATGGGGACGATCGTGCTCGCGCTGGGCTCGCCCCTCGGGCTCTCCAGCAGCGTCACCCAGGGGATCGTCTCCGCCACCGGACGCACCGTCAGTGAGGGCAGCTCGGGCGGCGGCACCGGGGCCACCATCGGGAACATGGTGCAGACCTCAGCCGCGATCAACCCCGGCAACAGCGGGGGCGCGCTGGTCGGCCTGGACGGGAAGGTCATCGGCATCCCCACGCTGGCGGCGACCGACCCGCAGCTGGGCAGCGGCGCCGCACCCGGCATCGGATTCGCCATCCCGGCGTCGATGGTGACCAACATCGCGGGCCAGATCATCAAGAACGGCAAGGTCTCCAACTCGGGCCGGGCCGCCCTGGGTATCACCGGCCGCACCGTCGTGGGCGCCAATTTCCAGCCCGCGGGGGTCGCGGTGGTCGCCCTGACGAAGGGCGGCGCGGCGGGCGCCGCCGGGCTGCGGACCGGGGACATCGTCACCCGGGTGGGCTCCACCCCGGTCACGTCGCTGACGGCGCTCTCCGAGGTACTCGCCTCGCACAAGCCCGGGCAGAAGGTCAAGGTCGGCTACGAGCGCGGCAGCAGCGTGAAGACGGCCGAGGTCACCCTCGGCACGATGTAG
- a CDS encoding methyltransferase domain-containing protein: MRNTVRQELVARQLDEQLAARFPVGQRLRILDVGIGQGTQALRLARAGHTLTGLESDPAMLKVARDALATEPEGIRERMRLMDGDGRETGAHFLPGSFDVVLCHGVLMYADEPDAMLAGLARMLAPGGLLSLLVRNADALAMRPGLAGDWPGALAAFDSDTYTNRLGLTARADRLEAVTATLAGIAAPLHAWYGVRVFTDNVGNDEELPSALELDQLLAAEDRAGRTEPYKNVAALLHLCGVRG, translated from the coding sequence CTGCGCAACACCGTCCGCCAGGAGCTCGTCGCGCGTCAGCTCGACGAACAGCTCGCGGCGCGTTTTCCGGTGGGGCAGCGGCTGCGGATCCTCGACGTCGGAATCGGGCAGGGCACCCAGGCCCTGCGGCTGGCCCGCGCCGGGCACACCCTGACCGGCCTGGAGTCCGACCCGGCGATGCTCAAGGTGGCCCGTGACGCGCTGGCCACCGAGCCCGAGGGCATCCGTGAGCGGATGCGGCTGATGGACGGGGACGGCCGGGAGACCGGTGCGCACTTCCTCCCCGGCAGTTTCGACGTGGTGCTCTGCCACGGCGTCCTGATGTACGCCGATGAGCCGGACGCGATGCTGGCCGGTCTGGCCAGGATGCTGGCACCCGGCGGACTGCTCTCGCTGCTCGTACGGAACGCCGACGCGCTCGCCATGCGGCCGGGATTGGCCGGTGACTGGCCGGGCGCGCTGGCCGCCTTCGACAGCGACACGTACACCAACCGGCTCGGCCTGACCGCACGCGCCGACCGGCTCGAAGCGGTCACCGCCACGCTGGCCGGGATCGCCGCCCCCCTGCATGCCTGGTACGGGGTGCGGGTCTTCACGGACAACGTGGGCAACGACGAGGAGCTGCCGTCCGCCCTTGAGCTGGACCAGCTGCTGGCGGCCGAGGACCGCGCCGGGCGGACCGAGCCGTACAAGAACGTCGCAGCGCTGCTTCATCTGTGCGGTGTACGGGGCTGA
- a CDS encoding DUF3043 domain-containing protein, producing the protein MFRSRANEEKVRTSKVTPDLSKQPRDPQAPKGRPTPKRNDAQSQRRRAVTPTTDRKEASKRQREARRADMAKQREALASGDERYLPARDKGPVRRFARDYVDSRWCLAEFFLPLAVVILVLSVIQVPGIQSIALLLWLIVIVLIIIDSAGIWFRMRKQMNERFPNEPKGGALAYGLMRTLQMRRMRLPKPQVKRGERP; encoded by the coding sequence GTGTTCCGAAGCCGCGCCAATGAAGAGAAGGTCCGCACCTCCAAGGTGACGCCGGACCTCTCCAAGCAGCCCCGCGACCCGCAGGCCCCCAAAGGTCGCCCCACTCCCAAGCGGAATGATGCGCAGTCCCAGCGACGCCGCGCGGTCACTCCCACGACCGACCGCAAGGAGGCCTCCAAGCGTCAGCGCGAGGCCCGCCGTGCGGACATGGCGAAGCAGCGTGAGGCTCTCGCCAGCGGCGACGAGCGTTATCTGCCGGCCCGGGACAAGGGCCCGGTCCGCCGCTTCGCGCGGGACTACGTGGACTCGCGCTGGTGCCTCGCCGAGTTCTTCCTGCCGCTCGCCGTCGTCATCCTGGTACTGAGCGTCATCCAGGTACCCGGCATCCAGAGCATCGCGCTGCTGCTCTGGCTCATCGTGATCGTGCTGATCATCATCGACTCGGCCGGAATCTGGTTCCGGATGAGGAAGCAGATGAACGAGCGCTTCCCGAACGAGCCCAAGGGCGGCGCCCTGGCCTACGGCCTGATGCGCACGCTCCAGATGCGCCGGATGCGGCTGCCGAAGCCGCAGGTCAAGCGCGGAGAGCGGCCCTGA
- a CDS encoding PspA/IM30 family protein, with protein sequence MSGVMKRMGMIFRAKANKALDRAEDPRETLDYSYQKQLELLQKVRRGVADVATSRKRLELQLNQLQGQSTKLEDQGRKALALGREDLAREALSRRAALQQQVTDLETQHQTLQGEEEKLTLAAQRLQAKVDAFRTKKETIKATYTAAQAQTRIAESFSGISEEMGDVGQAIARAEDKTAQLQARAGAIDELLASGALDDQSGMGKDDISAELDRISGGTDVELELQRMKAELAGGSSASQQAIEGSEPQDRPHPNLDKQ encoded by the coding sequence ATGAGCGGTGTCATGAAGCGTATGGGAATGATCTTCCGCGCGAAGGCCAACAAGGCCCTGGACCGGGCCGAGGATCCGCGCGAGACCCTTGATTACTCGTACCAGAAGCAGCTCGAACTGCTTCAGAAGGTACGCCGTGGGGTCGCCGACGTGGCGACCTCGCGCAAGCGTCTCGAACTGCAGCTGAACCAGCTGCAGGGGCAGTCCACCAAGCTGGAGGACCAGGGACGCAAGGCCCTCGCGCTGGGCCGAGAGGACCTGGCCCGGGAGGCGCTGTCGCGCCGTGCGGCGCTGCAGCAGCAGGTCACCGACCTGGAGACGCAGCACCAGACGCTGCAGGGCGAGGAGGAGAAGCTCACTCTCGCCGCCCAGCGTCTGCAGGCCAAGGTCGACGCCTTCCGTACGAAGAAGGAGACCATCAAGGCCACCTACACGGCGGCCCAGGCGCAGACCCGGATCGCCGAGTCCTTCTCGGGCATCTCCGAGGAGATGGGCGACGTCGGCCAGGCCATCGCGCGGGCCGAGGACAAGACGGCCCAGCTGCAGGCCAGGGCGGGTGCGATCGACGAGCTGCTCGCATCGGGCGCTCTGGACGACCAGTCCGGCATGGGCAAGGACGACATCTCCGCCGAGCTGGACCGGATCTCCGGTGGTACGGATGTGGAGCTGGAACTGCAGCGCATGAAGGCCGAGCTGGCAGGCGGGTCCTCCGCGTCCCAGCAGGCCATCGAAGGCAGTGAGCCGCAGGACAGGCCCCATCCGAATCTGGACAAGCAGTAG
- the pspAA gene encoding PspA-associated protein PspAA, translated as MIVRIMGEGQMELADSHLTELNKLDDDLLVEVQGGDEAGFRRTLHALLDKVRDLGTPLPDDSLAPSELILPPAEATLADVRDMLNDDGLIPG; from the coding sequence ATGATCGTACGGATCATGGGTGAAGGTCAGATGGAGCTGGCCGACAGCCACCTCACGGAGCTCAACAAGCTGGACGACGACCTGCTCGTCGAGGTGCAGGGCGGCGACGAAGCAGGTTTCCGTCGCACACTCCACGCCCTGCTCGACAAGGTCCGGGACCTGGGAACGCCGCTCCCTGACGACTCCCTGGCCCCATCCGAGCTGATCCTGCCGCCCGCCGAAGCGACCCTGGCGGACGTCAGGGACATGCTCAACGACGACGGTCTGATCCCGGGCTGA
- a CDS encoding sensor histidine kinase, which translates to MTPPSKAATRYARARGWLRAHPTALDAVLALAVLVCMITGSFASTGGPDGPTFGTRSPELRSVVLMLVGAAALVLRRRSPVSVLAVTGAVTMVELIAGEPPAPVAMSAVIALYTVASRTDRPTTWRVGLLTMAVLTASAMCFSRTPWYSQENLGIFAWTGMASAAGDAVRSRRAFVDAIRERAERAERTRDEEARRRVAEERLRIARDLHDVVAHHIALVNVQAGVAAHVMDKRPDQAKEALAHVREASRSALNELRATVGLLRQSGDPEAPTEPAPGLAVLDELVDTFRNAGLPVEVACNPEQTTMPAAVDLAAYRIIQEALTNVRKHAGPGARAEVSVVRVGPAVEVTVLDDGAGQGAEAGPESAGHGGAADGGGHGLTGMRERAAALRGSCSAGPRYGGGFRVQAILPVTAGAGEDV; encoded by the coding sequence GTGACACCACCGTCGAAAGCTGCCACCCGCTACGCCCGGGCCCGCGGCTGGCTGCGCGCCCATCCGACGGCCCTCGACGCCGTGCTGGCCCTGGCCGTGCTCGTCTGCATGATCACCGGTTCGTTCGCCTCCACCGGCGGCCCCGACGGCCCGACCTTCGGCACCAGGAGCCCGGAGCTGCGCAGCGTCGTCCTGATGCTGGTCGGCGCCGCCGCCCTGGTGCTGCGGCGCCGCAGCCCGGTGTCCGTGCTCGCGGTGACCGGCGCGGTCACCATGGTCGAGCTGATCGCGGGGGAGCCGCCGGCGCCGGTGGCGATGAGCGCGGTCATCGCGCTCTACACGGTCGCCTCCCGCACCGACCGCCCCACCACCTGGCGGGTCGGGCTGCTCACCATGGCGGTGCTGACGGCGTCGGCGATGTGCTTCAGCCGGACCCCCTGGTACTCGCAGGAGAACCTCGGGATCTTCGCGTGGACCGGAATGGCGTCGGCGGCGGGCGACGCCGTACGCAGCCGCCGCGCCTTCGTCGACGCCATCCGGGAGCGGGCCGAGCGGGCGGAACGCACCCGCGACGAGGAGGCCAGACGCCGGGTCGCCGAGGAGCGGCTGCGGATCGCCCGTGACCTCCACGACGTCGTCGCCCACCACATCGCCCTGGTCAACGTCCAGGCCGGGGTGGCGGCCCACGTCATGGACAAGCGCCCCGACCAGGCCAAGGAGGCACTCGCCCACGTACGGGAGGCCAGTCGCTCCGCGCTGAACGAACTGCGCGCCACCGTCGGCCTGCTGCGCCAGTCCGGCGACCCCGAGGCACCCACCGAACCGGCGCCGGGACTCGCGGTGCTCGACGAGCTGGTCGACACCTTCCGTAACGCCGGACTCCCGGTGGAGGTGGCCTGCAACCCCGAGCAGACCACCATGCCCGCCGCCGTCGACCTGGCCGCCTACCGGATCATCCAGGAGGCGCTGACCAATGTGCGCAAGCACGCGGGGCCCGGCGCGCGGGCCGAGGTCAGCGTGGTGCGGGTGGGACCGGCCGTGGAGGTCACCGTCCTCGACGACGGCGCGGGACAGGGCGCGGAGGCCGGGCCGGAGAGTGCCGGGCATGGCGGGGCGGCGGACGGCGGGGGCCACGGCCTGACCGGGATGCGCGAGCGGGCGGCCGCGCTGCGGGGCTCCTGCTCGGCGGGGCCCCGCTACGGCGGCGGCTTCCGCGTACAGGCGATACTGCCGGTCACGGCCGGAGCGGGGGAGGACGTATGA
- a CDS encoding response regulator transcription factor has translation MTIRVLLADDQTLLRSAFRVLVDSEPDMEVVGEAADGAEAVALARSEAPDVVLMDIRMPGTDGLAATRMISTDPELTAVHVVMLTTFEVDEYVVQSLRAGASGFLGKGAEPEELLNAIRIAAAGEALLSPVATKGLIARFLAQGGSSDGSGPEAYAGRLAALTVREREVLVQVGGGHSNDEIAERLSVSPLTVKTHVNRAMAKLGARDRAQLVVIAYESGLVHPRA, from the coding sequence ATGACGATCAGGGTGTTGCTCGCCGACGACCAGACGCTGCTGCGCAGCGCGTTCCGGGTGCTGGTGGACTCGGAGCCCGACATGGAGGTCGTCGGGGAGGCGGCGGACGGCGCGGAGGCGGTGGCCCTCGCCCGCTCGGAGGCCCCCGATGTGGTGCTGATGGACATCCGGATGCCCGGCACGGACGGACTCGCCGCCACCCGCATGATCAGCACCGACCCCGAACTCACCGCGGTGCACGTGGTGATGCTCACGACCTTCGAGGTGGACGAGTACGTGGTCCAGTCGCTGCGGGCCGGCGCTTCCGGCTTCCTCGGCAAGGGCGCGGAGCCGGAGGAGCTGCTCAACGCGATCCGTATCGCGGCGGCGGGGGAGGCGCTGCTCTCCCCGGTGGCAACCAAGGGGCTCATCGCGCGTTTCCTTGCCCAGGGCGGCAGTTCGGACGGATCGGGCCCCGAGGCGTACGCGGGGCGGCTCGCCGCGCTCACCGTCCGCGAGCGGGAGGTCCTCGTCCAGGTCGGCGGCGGCCACTCCAACGACGAGATCGCCGAGCGGCTGTCCGTCAGCCCGCTCACCGTCAAGACCCATGTGAACCGGGCGATGGCGAAGCTCGGGGCCCGCGATCGGGCCCAATTGGTGGTAATCGCCTACGAATCGGGCCTGGTCCACCCAAGGGCGTAG